The genomic window CCACCAGCTCCACCAGATAGGCCGGCATTTCTAGCGACGGCGGTGCGATCAGCGTGAACTTGAGGTTGCGATACAGCGACAGCAGCCGGATCAGCGAATGCACCGTGCGGCCGTATTTGAGGTCGCCGACCATCGCGATGTGCGTGCCGTCGACCAGCTTGCCCATGCGCGAGAACTCGCGCTGAATCGTGTAGAGATCGAGCACGGCCTGGCTCGGATGTTCGCCCGGACCATCGCCGGCATTGATGACCGGAATGTTGGTCGCGCGTGCGAACTCCGCCACCGAACCCTGCTCCGGATGTCGGACAACCAGCGCATCGACGTACCCGCTCATCACGCGGCTGGTGTCGTAGATCGACTCGCCCTTGGCCATTGAAGAGAAGGTGAATCCGGTGGTGTCGCACACCGTGCCGCCGAGCCGACAAAAGGCCGCCCCGAAGCTCACGCGCGTGCGCGTGCTGGCCTCGAAGAACAGGCTGCCGAGGACGGCCCCTTCGAGGATGCGCGTGACTTTTTGGCGGCGCGCGATCGGCTGCATCACATCTGCGACCTGGAACAGGTCTTCGAGGCTCCCGCGATCGAATTGCGCGACAGACAACAGTTGCGGTTTGCCTTCGGCTGCGATGCGTTGCACAAGGGGGCGCTGGTCTGTGCTTGTTGATCCCGCTGCCGCTCCGAGTGCTTCGCGTTGCAGGATTTCCGCCACGAACTTGCCGACCATCTCCGGCATGGCGCGCGACTCGCTCGACTCCGATGGCAGCAGCCAGGTGTCGAGGGCGCGTCGGCGCACGCCAAGCCGCTCGGAGAATGCGTCGCGCGTGAGGTTGAGGCGGCGCATTGCGTCGCGGAGGAGATCTTGTTGCTGGCTCATAGGCGAAATATACGCTATGAGCAATGCGAATGCGCGCAGAAAATACGCAATGCGTATATC from Variovorax sp. PAMC28562 includes these protein-coding regions:
- a CDS encoding aspartate carbamoyltransferase; the encoded protein is MSQQQDLLRDAMRRLNLTRDAFSERLGVRRRALDTWLLPSESSESRAMPEMVGKFVAEILQREALGAAAGSTSTDQRPLVQRIAAEGKPQLLSVAQFDRGSLEDLFQVADVMQPIARRQKVTRILEGAVLGSLFFEASTRTRVSFGAAFCRLGGTVCDTTGFTFSSMAKGESIYDTSRVMSGYVDALVVRHPEQGSVAEFARATNIPVINAGDGPGEHPSQAVLDLYTIQREFSRMGKLVDGTHIAMVGDLKYGRTVHSLIRLLSLYRNLKFTLIAPPSLEMPAYLVELVAQNGHVIEQTSSLEQGLRGADVVYATRVQKERFAEGEVMEGYTPEFQVRKALVDAVCKPDTILMHPLPRDGRDGANDLSIDLNHDPRLAIFRQTDNGIPVRMALFAVLMGVDKQVARSMRDAGWRSPAHIGPDDADFDGLD